From the genome of Branchiostoma floridae strain S238N-H82 chromosome 8, Bfl_VNyyK, whole genome shotgun sequence:
CCATTGTTACACATTGTCAGAACCTGAGGTGTCCTGCAGACTTGTTTTTCCAAACTTGATGCATATTTATTGAGCTATACTGTACTTGCCAAGGTTGTTGTAACTGACCTTGTTGTTTCGCAGCACTTGCTGTCCAAGCTACAGCAGTACCCTGCAGCTGTATGTGGCCCATAGCTGCCAGGCTAGTTGGCTAGCTGCTGTCACTCTGCATGGACTCGATAGTGATACATATTCATTGAGTTATAACTGACCTTGTAGCTGTTTTGCAGCACTTGCTGTGCAAGCTACAGCAATATGTGGCTCGTGGCTGCCAGGCTAGTTGGCTAGCTGCTCTCACTCTGCTCGGACTTGATAGTGACACATATCGAAAGACTAttgagttatactgttcttGTCAAGGTTCTTTTAACCGACCTCGTTGTTTGCAGCATTTGCTGTCCAAGCTATAGCAGTATGTGGCCCGTGGCTGCCAGGCTAGTCGGCTAGCTGCTCTCACTTTGATTGGGCTtgatagtgatacatatttattGAGTTATACTGTACTTGCCAAGGTTGTTGTAACCGACCTTGTCGCTGTTTTGCAGCACTTGCTGTCCAAGCTACAGCAGTATGTGGCCCGTGGCTGCCAGGCTAGTCGGCTGGCTGCTCTGACTCTGCTGGGACATGTGGTGCGGAAACACCCGTCATGGCTGTACAAGATCACCCAGCACTCCATCATGGCAACCCTCCTCAAACTTCTCAAGGTCAGTACGAACTATCCAAGGTCAATCAGAAAGCAAGGTTAACCTGGAAAGAGTTTTGGAATGTTTCAGTTATATTGTGGGTGATTGTAGACAGCACCTTCAGCCATAGTTGCATTTTTTCCTTATCTAAATTGAAGTGTGTTTGTGGCATTACATTTTATTAACATTACATGAGTAAAAATTCTTTACACAATCTTAACAAGACCATAGTACATCCAgatgaaaagatacaaaaaacagaatctctgctgcagtgccaaggtcacataccagggggcccaagcttgacctttgtcttcccaatacctacacctacccaaataccaaattcagaaatctacaaaactacaaaaatctggaaacacagacagacagacatacccATAACTATattctccatttttcatttttccattttcaactaaacaatgtttttttctatctGTTCCCTCTCCAGCGTGAGACGGACATCCCTAATGTGATGAGTGGTGTGCTGATCATCACCACCCTGCTGCCCATGGTGCCTGCGCTCATCGCTCCGTACCTCACCAGTATATTTGAAGTCTTCAGTAGGCTGGCTGCATGGAACACAAACAAACCTGGTACGGCCTTCGCAATGCTCTACATGTCATCTGTcctttttgctttgttttctttgctcgCATTCAACATCTATATATGTATCAATGTACCAAGTTTCACTACTGTGTCAGAAATGAAAAATCAAGTAAGAAGCTATCAGTCTGTCCCAGGGTTCTAGACAGTgtccgtccttctgtcctttgatggaattttgctgctgggatGGACAAAAAGTTTGCACCTTCAGTCCACTGTGAAGGAAAATAATTGGCATTAAAAATtttaattgaaccaagctgagtctaccatcAAAgattgcccctcaaaataaatgaaacagcatttcagagggtctaggttGCAAAATTTTTCTGGATAGCGTACCCCCGGCCCCCCCTAGGATTGTCACGCCTTCAACAGGATTTCAATTCAAAATTTagaggatggaaaaaaattcaggttggCTAGAACACTGGTCTGTCCCTAAACGTAAAAGCattatgtacatacaatatcattttgtctttttgtatggagaagaagagaaagaaatgCCAGAACAAAGACAATATATTTCCCAACAGAACAATAAACGAGAGGTGTTTCTGTCCCCAGGTCCCATCCCAGATGTGTACCTGCTGCACCTGCACATTGCTGTGTATGCCCTGTTCCACCGGCTGTACAGTATGTACCCATGTAACTTCCTGGCGTACCTCCGAGCCTACTACAGCACCAGGGACCACATCGATGTGTTTGAGTACACCATAAAGGTAGGAACTCTTTTCTTTGTTCATGTCATTCTCTCTTTGAAGATGATGAATTTGTCTTtgtgttttgtgcatttttttctgtcagaaatAGTCTTGTATATCGTAACATCAATTCAGTCTTCGGGCTGCGACTGTATTGATACAAAGTATTGCTCTCAATAaatcattataaaaaaaaaaaaacatagaaagATTTAATCAAGGATACCGTTTGATTTGTAGTCTGTATACTCACATTTAGCAAATTTTTCTTTGGGCCCTTTTGCATATATTTCTTTGGGGTGTTTTTGCCTATTTTTTTCCCAACACAAACTGTCACTATGGAGTTGAAGTTCCATAGAAGCATGGTTAGAAGCATGGTTTAGTCAGGCTGTTTTCCCTGGAGAAATATTGAAGTAAGTTTTGCTGTTATTTTCCATTTCTGCAGCCCATGTTGGAGAGAGTAAGGATGCACCCACTGCTCATCATATCCTCATCTGAagaggaaacaaaaacaaacaggtaaGATGACCTGAAGGTGTTTGTATGAACTAATGGGTTTCGTATTAGCATTGTTAGTGCAAATTGAAGATCTCCCTTCTTCTTGGTTTACCATTGTGAACGATGGTGATGTCAATGGTGATGGAGATGTGAGCCCATGATATATACACACAGCAAAAAAAGTTCAGACACTTGAGTTTGGTCAATCGTATCTCTTggaaattttggcacttttccttttctacctacatgtacacagataAGTAGCTCTCGTACTCACCCCATCCATGTACGGTCAAAACTAGTGGAATATCATTGTAATATTCCAGTGATATGTAATCCATTACATTTTATAAAGTATGCACAGAGATAACATTAGACTAAGTCAAGTTTCCCAAAGTTTTTGTGCCAAGTTCAGATGCAAGAATGTTTACTCATCCTGAGCTGTACTAGTTATACATATGAACTGAAAATCTTCATAGTGATAAATGACACAATGTTTCTATTGTGTCCAGGTGGAGAAAGATGGAGACCCATGACATTGTGATAGAATGTGCCAAAGTGTGTCTGGATCCGCTGGAGTCGGGGCGGGACACCGTGGCCGCGCCCCTTCGACAGCCAGGCCCCATATCCAGGGAACCCTCCCAACTCAACACTTCTCTCAACTACTCCTTCTCACCTATGCCAAGTGCAGGTCAGTGTGGGCGCAAGTTTTTATGTATTGTATACCTTCATGGAAggtaaacatattgtttttgctctatttcttcttctccaaacaaataaggtcaacgacctagaccagatggctgtcaccatggttaccagtAAAGTAGCAGGCCCCCAGTGGTGtttggttacataatgtagcaaatggctTAGTACAGagctagaggggctcgggtcactagaTATATAGATGTATTGTACAAGAATAAACATAACAGTTGTCAGTATTAGACTATagcatgtgaaggtaaacattatatatttgcttgcaaatgttacctttctagtttccaCATAAATTTGCTTAGTGCAAGGCCAAGAGACCTCTTCTAGTTCGTAGCCACTGAGCAAAGTTGGTGAGAGATATAGTTGACTAAAAGATGGTGGTGAACGTTAAGTGAAGGTTGCTATGctgtacacacaaacatgtacatgtagtcggACCAAAATATACAAAGTATTGCAGTGGTTTGCATATTGAAGTTACTTTTATACTACTTACTTGTTCTTAAATGACATATTTCAATAGTTTGTTTACAGGTCTCTTTAGGGCAAAAATGATAACCACTAAATATACTGTTTCAAATGTGTTGCTTTAGAAgttgaagaaaatgtacaaatcttTGCTTTCCTTGTGTCTCTGTCCATTTCTTAGAAGCCAGTCTTGTAGATGAAACCCACAAGAAGGAGAAGACTTCCTCCCAGAAGCTGAACACTGCGGAAGATTCTCCTCCATTCTGGAGCCCCTCCAACATCTGCGGGCTGTCCACCCCTCCACACTCCCATGGAATGTCCCCGGCCAGCAGCCATCTTGAGTTGACCTCGTCATCCGCTTTGCACCACAGTTTTGCGCTCTCCTCTGCCGcgaacacccccacccccatggCCACTCCCTCTGAGTCTCCCCCAACCGTAGGGGGTGAGGCATCCGGACAAGGCTCCACACCCAAAAAGACCAGCAAGGAAAATCTCATGTCCAAGCCCCCCTTGTCTCCGAGGTCGCGAACTCAAATATTTCAGCGATTTTTTAGTGCTCCCCAAGGACAACTGCCCGAACTTTCCCCCAGTAATTCTACACCTGTATCGCCATTGACAAGAGAAGACTTTGGTGGGGGCACGGGTACAACAGGAAAAAGTCAAAGTGCCCCACTAACTGCAGAATTGTCATCAGTACAGGACACCCCTCCCTTCCCCAAGGttccccaaagtggactggacCTAACGGAAGGCCAGCAGTGTGCAGGAACGTTCCACTCCCAGGATAGGGAGGATGACGGGAAAAATTCTAAGGACATCTTAACGCCTGAGAATCTGAGCCAAGTTGTAGAGAAATTGTCGGAACATGGGTCTTCCCTGGAAGTTGTTGGGCCGTTATCTTCCGCAGGTCTAGATGTAGAGAAAGACTTAGATGGTGAGCATTCCTCTTTATATCTAACGTCtaagaaacatgaaagacattCTTGAAGCATTGGTGATGTAACAGTGTTCTAGGATTGTTACTAGTAGGTAAGGTTACTGTCTGCATTATGCTATGATAAACAACTACCCGGACATAATGGAAACAGGTTTTAAAGACTTTGTAATTCCAACACTAAAAATATCGATGGTTCTTCTGGTGCTCAGGTAAAAATGGCCATAGGTGGTAAATTTTCCTATTTGCTTTTGTAGATGCTGCTAATCTGGAGGTGAGTGAGATCACAGATAAAGGCCAGTCCAGCCAAGCTGCAGTGAGAACTCCAGAGGATGAGTTCCACAACACAACTGCTAATCTCACAGGTACAGTACTCTCTCAACTAGCAATCTTTACTGGTACATAttcgaatgaaagctcatctgtgttggtagaatctaTAGGTCTACAATTTGAGATTTCTTCCAACACTTTCATGTTTTGATCAAAGCTCAATTTACCTTGCGCTTACTTCTTAAAGCTCAAATTGTAAAACGTTTACtggtagcctggaatccagccgtattttgctttggtcgctcccctgaggtacgcttcctgccaatacgtCTGGCCTTCGTTACCATTCTaacgatcggcatttgaatattcgcagAGATTTTCTGCAAGATTTCTGTTTGgatggttcaagcgctcgttcgaacaggcgttctaTCATCATCAACGACCCATCTTCTTCGAGACTATTGGAACGATCTGATAAATCAAACTTTTGCCACACTCGGTTGGCAATAGCGCTATTCAAACATCCTTTCCGTTGAGAAAAGCCTCTAAGGTCTTTGTTTGCTCGTTTTAGTGAAGAAATTCCGGGTAATTTGCTGCGTAGTTCAGGCATTATGAACGTCTGACGCGGTGGTcatgttgatgataatggtacggctgttcgaacgagcgcttgaaccatccataattcagccaatcagaattttctgcgaatattcaaatgccgatcgttcgaaTGGTAACAAAGGCcagtcgtattggcaggaagcgtacctcaggggagcgaccaaagcacaagacggctggattccaggctagtttACTGGTACTTATTTGGGAAATACCACGGGAGTGAAGCGTTTCTTGTAAtggtggtcaggaaggttagcTCTCTCTAGTAGATATTTGGAAAAACTCCTGATGGTGAGAAATActacacatgtatttcatttccaCATAACTTTAGCAAAGATTTCTTTATGTCAGCATGAAAATGTCTCTTTTAGCTTTTCTCAGAATTCATACCTAATTCTAGTAATAACAGGGCCACTTGTCACTAGTAgtatatttctattttattgTTGTGGTTCCCTCATTGGTGATTTTttctgtgacctctgacccccagGAGCCGCCAGGTATCCCCAGGAAGGATTGGTCACGCCTGACCAGGACGGCCAACAGGAGATCTCCGACCAGTTtcaaactgaccaatcagactccAACCTGATATCCTACGACACTGCCAAGTCCGCTGCCACCTTCATGGCGAGGGTGAAACAAATCCGCGGTCACGTAACGTCGGACACCATAGTAGACCCGTCGGAGCTACCCAGGATGAGGTACAAGTCGTATCCGCCCTTGACCAGAGGTGAGATATTTGTGCCCGCCGATTCAGCAATGATCAGCCCAAACGTGCCAAGTGCATTCAAGAGGCCAGCCAACCTCGCCAAGCTGAGGATCCCTCCGTTAGATGAGTCCAACGGAAGCGTGATGGACATTTCGGTCACGGACACCTCAGATGATGTTGTTACAGACTCATTGCCTGAGGATGTAGAAAAGCCGCTAACCCAAGACAATAGCTTTGAAGGAAAGACTTGTGAAAGGGTTGGAGTGCTAGAACTTCAGCAAGAAAAAGTGCAGCAAAGACTTCAAGAAGAACTGGAGGAGAAAGAGAAAGGCTTCACACCCATTCAGGAAGAGGAGGCCAGAATGGACACAAGTACGCCACACAAAGTGCGTGACTCCGTAACACAGACTGTCACGGAACCTTACGAGCACCTGATCCCGCTGGCTCTACAGTTTCTACCTGGCGTGAGACAAGGAGAACACAGTCTGGACCATGCCATTCCTGCTGACGGGGAGGAGAAGGGTCCTCACCCCTCACAGAGGGACAGTGTAGTGGCAATGTTTAGTGAGGTTTCTCCTTTAGAAGTGTTAGATAGACACATCCAGCTGGGAGGGGATGTCCACTCCAAGGAACTCAGCAGAATTCCACTGGTCAACATGGACTCCATCAACTGGACACATTTTGGAGGTACTGTTCCTTTCCTTTAAATCTGTGTATGTCTCGTGTATGTGCAGTCTTGTTGGAAGTACAAAGAACTATTGAAACCTGGGTTGTGGTCTTGGCTTTCTTCTTTAGGACTCAAAATTTATCTACCCCTGGTAAATGTTATTGTGCCAATTTCCTCCTAAGTGCCTACCTTGCATGTGGTATGTTACTGGTTcaatcataccaaagactttagaaATGGAGAATGCTGCTTAGAACTCAGCATTCATTGGAAAGTGCCAGGTAGTTAAACACACACCATTAACAGTGGACTAAACCCTGCTTTAGTGCTTGTACAGCTGTGTAGAGAAGGccatcctacatgtataaaccTTATGAATGTGATGTGGAAAGGATTTAAGtcattcagggctcaaaataccacctgcatatgcaggttagtgcaggtaaaattggagctgtgcaggtatttttggtgtctaccctCACCAAACCCTTACTGggaaagtataaaagaaaaaaataacaatggttcctggacaattttagtatgatccatacttcctaaattcagggtGGTGCAGATaaagttgtctggtgcaggtaattttcaatgctacctgcaccagtgcaggtatacagaaacaagcattttgagccctgtcaTTGAAATGTGACTCACTCACAGGAGCGCCTCCTGCCGATGAGGTGACCATTCTGAAGGACCAGCTCCTGCTGCtccataaccagctgctgtttGAGAGGCACAAGCGAGATCTACACGCCCAGCGGAACAGACGCCTGCTCGGGAAAACCTTCAAGGCCCGCGCCATGGAGGAACAGAACGTCGCCATGCAGGATCAGGTATGTGTGCtcagggtcctccccagaggatggaatagcGGAGGCCCTCCaatatactcctagcccaggtCCACTATACTgcttttcaaatttagtgtgtttcttaacctccttgctaaaatgaatgacaattcacagacttttgtgccaagtggcatcacttttccagtgggcattgtctgcaaaaacttgtgaatgggcgatgatcaaaacaaaagtagttttgccacttcacaacaaaggaatcacaataatatattatacttgtactACTTGTAGAATTTGACatcctctgtcattgcaaaatgaacccattttcatgaaagcgctcCACGTTGGGTCGGGTTATTTTTggcagcccctccactatactaaaaaattctggggagaaccctgtgtgctgatgtatgtttgtgtggtggtttaatgtttttgCAATAACCTcctccccgcaaacttaaaaccactgaaatttttttttagtaaaacgtCTTCTTCCCGCCTCCATATGGTCAAAAGCAATTAAgagtctatagtgaccacctgtccacatagtacagattttatcagtccatgagtggtcttcttgagcAGTTTTGACTCTACCCGGTACAAATTATTGGGCCTATATAATAAATATGTTGAGAGGTTGACATTCCAAGAAATTGAAAAACTGTttttctcttgcgcatctgtttctcccttgcgcatctgtttctctcttgcgcatctgtttctctcttgcgcatctgtttctctcttgtgcgcCTGTTTCtgtcttgcgcacctgtttctcttttgcgcacctgtttctgtctagcgcatctgtttctcccttgcgcacctgtttctctcttgcgcacctgtttctctcttgcgcacctgtttctctcttgcgcacctgtttctgtctAGCACACCTGTTTccctcttgcgcatctgtttctctttcacACACCTGTTTCTGTCTGgcgcacctgcttctctcttgcgcatctgtttctctcttgcgcacctgtttctctcttccgcatctgtttctctcttgcgcatctgtttctctcttgcgcacctgtttctctcttgcgcacctgtttctgtctagcgcacctgtttctgtcttcctttattcctttattaagataccctttagcccgtAGGGCTAGTCTTCCAGGGTTCGAACAGATACACCACAAAcatacttgtatatatatacataacagataaaaacattcacaatcataaaaaaaacaactatcaaCTTGAGAATACATGATGGTAGATTGCCGTTTTAAATCGTGAAATGTTTGGCAGGGATTTGATGTGTGGCGGTAGGACATTCCATAgactgatggcacggtagagaaaagttcgttttttttagtttgttttggGCTTAGGTAGTTTAAAACTGAAGGAATCGGATAATCTAGTTGAATATGTGTGGGTAGAATGGACAGGGACGATGGAGCTGTAAATGTTATGGGGCTCCTTACTGACAAGTATTCTGAAAAACATAGTCAAAGTGCTGATGGCGaagcgcatctgtttctctcttgcgcacctgtttctgtctagtgcatctgtttctctcttgcgcatctgtttctctcttgcgcatccgtttctctcttgcgcatctgtttctctcttgtgcacctgtttctctcttgcgcatctgtttctctcttgcgcatctgtttctcccttgcgcatctgtttctcccttgcgcatctgtttctctcttgcgcatctgtttctctcttgcgcatctgtttctctcttctgcacctgtttctctcttgtgcatctgtttctctcttgcgcatctgtttctctcttgcacatctgtttctctcttgcgcatctgtttctctcttgtgcacctgtttctctcttgcgcatctgtttctctcttgcgcatctgtttctctcttgcgcatctgtttctctcttgcgcacctgtttctctcttgtgcatctgtttctctcttgcgcatctgtttctctcttgtgcgtctgtttctctcttgcgcacctgtttctgtctagcgcatctgtttctctcttgcgcatctgtttctctcttgcgcatctgtttctctcttgcgcacctgtttctctttcAAGCACCTATTTCTCTGTCGCGCACCTGTTTCAGGTGcccaagagagaaacagatgtgcaagaAAGAAACAGCTTCACAagagagaagcaggtgcgcaagagagaaacaggggAAAGAGAAATAGGAGCAAGAGAGAAGCTGGTGCGCGAGCGAAAcaggtgcgcgagagagaaacaggtgcgcgacagaaacaggtgcgcgacAGAGAAATAGGTGCTCGAAACAGAAATAGGTGtgcagtaaatgcagaaactttcacagtggttcaatgttcgcggtttttgcagtggccgcttcaccgcaaacttaaaagcaccgcaaacatttttccatggcagtaagagactagggtgcatggtgctaccgcgaacttaaaaccaccacgaaaagtcccttttcccactacGGCAaagttaaatccccgcgaactttttCAGTTactttttcagttacatttttcagtttgcatttacagtaattttgtcTTCAACTTTCCCCCAACTGTTGCAGTTACAACTGCAGGAGAGGGAGATCGGGAGTCAGAAGGGAGAGCTGAGACAGCTGTGGGAGCAGAGGAAGGACCTGATGGAGAGGCTGGAGAGGAAAGATGCAGAACTACAGCTGAACACCAGGCAGTACCAACAGGGGCAGGACAGACTACATGCACAGGTTAGAATTTGATATCAATAATTGCTGTTGCATACTGCTAATtagactgttttttttatgttcttGATCATTCAAATGTAGCTGACATTCTTTTCTACATGCACAGGTTACAAATGACTTTGAACTCGTTACCAATGGTTTTCCCATATACATGTGTGGCTATTCCTAGATCCATGAGCCCAATTACAGTATATTATTCATTagaaaaacacacttttttGTACCCTTTTCCACAATTAAGGCATGTTTCAGTGTTACTTATGTTCCTCAGTCTGGATGAATGTTTTGAATTAATAGCgaaggctagttgggcaaccttGGCTGCCTATATCAgccaattgaataaacaataaacaaaatataaatgtaGAAACTTCTTTGAATGGTTTTCGTTTCTTTTACCAAAAAATAGTAGGTATAGAAGTCTCATAAATGGCCTTGAAAACAAGTATCTAAAAATTCCCCATGTTGTCCTTGCTAACAGGTTGAAGACTTGAAACTGTCCATGGCAGCTAAGGAGGAACATCTGGAGAGACTTAAGAAAGACTTGAAGGCGTCGAGCGCTCGTCTGTTCACCATGGAGAGTGAGCTGTGTGACATGGCGGAGAAGGTCGCTCAGACAGAGGACCTCAGACAACAGGTGGAGGCTCTCAACAGGTAAGcactcttttttttatttgtttgtgttacataaGGCACTagatctatctatatctatatc
Proteins encoded in this window:
- the LOC118420790 gene encoding hamartin-like — its product is MTEKQVDASELFSLLSSPDLHVVDEIKALIHENLNTAREPWLLNCLVEFYVATNNQPALEVLVGIREPHDKHLLSKLQQYVARGCQASRLAALTLLGHVVRKHPSWLYKITQHSIMATLLKLLKRETDIPNVMSGVLIITTLLPMVPALIAPYLTSIFEVFSRLAAWNTNKPGPIPDVYLLHLHIAVYALFHRLYSMYPCNFLAYLRAYYSTRDHIDVFEYTIKPMLERVRMHPLLIISSSEEETKTNRWRKMETHDIVIECAKVCLDPLESGRDTVAAPLRQPGPISREPSQLNTSLNYSFSPMPSAEASLVDETHKKEKTSSQKLNTAEDSPPFWSPSNICGLSTPPHSHGMSPASSHLELTSSSALHHSFALSSAANTPTPMATPSESPPTVGGEASGQGSTPKKTSKENLMSKPPLSPRSRTQIFQRFFSAPQGQLPELSPSNSTPVSPLTREDFGGGTGTTGKSQSAPLTAELSSVQDTPPFPKVPQSGLDLTEGQQCAGTFHSQDREDDGKNSKDILTPENLSQVVEKLSEHGSSLEVVGPLSSAGLDVEKDLDDAANLEVSEITDKGQSSQAAVRTPEDEFHNTTANLTGAARYPQEGLVTPDQDGQQEISDQFQTDQSDSNLISYDTAKSAATFMARVKQIRGHVTSDTIVDPSELPRMRYKSYPPLTRGEIFVPADSAMISPNVPSAFKRPANLAKLRIPPLDESNGSVMDISVTDTSDDVVTDSLPEDVEKPLTQDNSFEGKTCERVGVLELQQEKVQQRLQEELEEKEKGFTPIQEEEARMDTSTPHKVRDSVTQTVTEPYEHLIPLALQFLPGVRQGEHSLDHAIPADGEEKGPHPSQRDSVVAMFSEVSPLEVLDRHIQLGGDVHSKELSRIPLVNMDSINWTHFGGAPPADEVTILKDQLLLLHNQLLFERHKRDLHAQRNRRLLGKTFKARAMEEQNVAMQDQLQLQEREIGSQKGELRQLWEQRKDLMERLERKDAELQLNTRQYQQGQDRLHAQVEDLKLSMAAKEEHLERLKKDLKASSARLFTMESELCDMAEKVAQTEDLRQQVEALNRQLLLMGELQQKYDDRLDLMKFTNNKEANCSAQLAAAKAELAGLRETLHTERTEREMAKRRISELEEMLGNREVVGLEQKRMLESVKSLSRGQLQAMEQKYNSLKRICQQMENQILKLYSKLEGKGYHRNREKLSSENISMGKSQPERQVSQDVASSESESSESQSSIDSVKRLQPPPEDSSEQRSSPNTTFGWVQGSDSSVRGRMKSAFEEDGLSLTSSERLQSEDIQEETDGKEKSQEISREGAKHKGEWTGEGARGAQSEEGYRRTSTIGSRSTLSEDRSLASMADLDGSLYSETTSMSSSGARGFTDTYDSGYA